A genomic stretch from Lathyrus oleraceus cultivar Zhongwan6 chromosome 2, CAAS_Psat_ZW6_1.0, whole genome shotgun sequence includes:
- the LOC127123403 gene encoding 8-hydroxygeraniol oxidoreductase-like translates to MYFDYILSLSHTCVYICKTIAIGLGVENIVPLDLIVIIFGRTLKGSVFGGLKTISDLCIIADKCQKEELPLHELLTHEVPLSDINKAFELLKQPDCVKVVVKM, encoded by the exons ATGTATTTTGATTACATCCTTTCACTCTCACACACATGTGTATATATATGTAAAACAATAGCTATTGGTTTAGGAGTTGAAAATATTGTTCCACTTGATCTTATTGTCATTATATTTGGTAGAACATTGAAAGGTTCTGTTTTTGGAGGACTAAAAACCATTTCAGATCTTTGCATCATAGCAGACAAATGTCAGAAAGAG GAACTTCCTCTTCATGAGTTGCTCACCCATGAGGTGCCACTGTCGGATATAAACAAAGCATTTGAGCTATTGAAGCAACCTGATTGTGTGAAAGTTGTCGTCAAGATGTGA
- the LOC127123404 gene encoding uncharacterized protein LOC127123404, whose product MALKRASTSRRVWQSSLDKESMLRQKAKQKWLAGGDSNSKFLHQAMKQRHKRNYLVALNSDDGWVDKVVSVKKEVKRHFEDRFKELVSLRPSLYGLPFQMLDDSDKGMLEAPFMIYDIKQGDLLRVVEEFHKSPRVPKAVNVSFIALIPKLDNPLSLDEFKPICLVGSVYKIFAKLLAERIKCMKALVFNSSMYVLVNGSPTEDFKVFRGLSQGDPFSPFLFLLVAEGFSGLLFQAVSLGEFQAFQMNEFTHVDLLQYADDTFFIGEGSWTNLWSIKAFLRDLSRCLVFWKESWVPIVSKIRRRLAGWHNRLLSIGGRVVLLNSILSNLPIFFFYFYEAPKMVLKEIIKIQRMFLWGGCEDVKKWFEDEVQMERGPKKELKVVGHGLKLTSRVPLALPQ is encoded by the exons ATGGCTCTTAAAAGAGCTTCTACTTCGAGGAGGGTGTGGCAGTCCAGTTTAGACAAAGAGAGCATGCTTAGGCAAAAGGCTAAGCAAAAGTGGCTTGCTGGAGGGGATTCAAATTCTAAATTCCTTCACCAAGCTATGAAGCAGAGGCATAAGAGGAACTATTTAGTGGCCCTTAATTCGGATGATGGTTGGGTTGATAAGGTTGTCAGTGTGAAGAAGGAGGTCAAGAGGCATTTCGAAGATAGGTTTAAGGAACTTGTTTCTTTAAGACCTTCTTTGTATGGTCTTCCTTTTCAGATGTTGGATGATAGTGATAAAGGTATGCTTGAGGCACCTTTTATGATTTATGATATTAAGCAG GGTGATCTATTGAGAGTGGTGGAAGAGTTTCACAAGTCTCCTAGGGTTCCAAAAGCAGTTAATGTGTCTTTCATTGCTTTGATCCCTAAACTTGATAATCCCCTTTCTCTTGATGAGTTTAAACCTATATGCTTGGTTGGAAGTGTTTATAAGATTTTTGCGAAGCTCCTGGCGGAGAGAATAAA GTGTATGAAAGCCTTGGTTTTTAATAGCTCTATGTATGTTCTTGTGAATGGGAGTCCTACTGAGGATTTCAAGGTTTTTAGAGGGCTAAGCCAAGGAGATCCTTTCTCTCCTTTCCTTTTTCTATTAGTGGCAGAAGGTTTTTCAGGCTTATTGTTCCAAGCAGTATCTTTAGGGGAATTCCAGGCTTTTCAAATGAATGAGTTTACACATGTTGATCTTTTACAATATGCGGATGATACTTTTTTTATCGGAGAAGGTTCTTGGACAAATTTATGGTCCATCAAAGCTTTTCTTAGAGATTTAAGTCGGTGTCTTGTCTTTTG GAAGGAATCTTGGGTGCCGATTGTCTCCAAAATTAGAAGGAGGTTGGCGGGGTGGCATAACAGATTATTGTCTATTGGAGGTAGGGTGGTTCTTTTGAATTCTATTTTATCCAATCTCccaatatttttcttttatttttatgaGGCTCCTAAAATGGTTCTTAAAGAGATTATAAAGATTCAAAGAATGTTCTTATGGGGTGGTTGTGAAGACGTTAAGAAA